The Xenopus tropicalis strain Nigerian chromosome 2, UCB_Xtro_10.0, whole genome shotgun sequence genome window below encodes:
- the LOC116408790 gene encoding acrosin-like isoform X2: protein MSSATLEPLTECYLAGWGVRGKGDEPVAIMQEVKVERIASKRCNKTYLGALQGYQLCASQKANMKSCQGDSAAPLMCKRKTSTIFSVIGIASWGSGCSQINSPGIYTSTKDFVKWMVERVTSEERKSKTKVKESVLKIIVPFEKPPNPSAKEEKKVESSVQKSQKILFSKTMNLLMQMTSASKHLQQLPAITNTPESKPIYQTQPPEIPVTRIQEIRSLKKRKKQSIMQKHQEVLSIAPKLIETEQNLEAPHQSQEAQFEQTNTVLQQLISAALKLKAGILGLFQKTAVLAEPGTR from the exons ATGTCGTCTGCCACACTTGAGCCCCTGACAGAGTGCTATTTGGCAGGATGGGGGGTTCGTGGTAAAG GCGATGAACCAGTGGCTATAATGCAAGAAGTAAAAGTTGAAAGGATTGCCAGCAAACGCTGCAACAAAACCTATTTAGGAGCTCTACAAGGATATCAGCTGTGTGCAAGCCAAAAGGCAAATATGAAAAGCTGCCAG GGGGACAGTGCTGCACCCCTCATGTGCAAAAGAAAAACATCCACGATCTTCTCTGTGATCGGAATAGCAAGTTGGGGATCAGGCTGTAGCCAAATTAATTCCCCTGGGATTTACACCTCAACTAAGGACTTTGTAAAGTGGATGGTTGAAAGAGTCACTAGTgaggaaagaaaaagcaaaactaAGGTTAAGGAATCTGTTCTGAAAATTATCGTTCCCTTTGAAAAACCTCCTAACCCAAGTGCAAAGGAGGAAAAGAAAGTGGAATCTTCAGTCCAGAAATCTCAGAAAATTCTTTTCAGCAAAACAATGAATCTGCTAATGCAAATGACCAGTGCAAGTAAGCATTTGCAACAGTTGCCAGCTATAACCAACACTCCAGAGAGCAAACCAATTTACCAAACGCAACCTCCTGAAATTCCTGTAACTCGTATTCAGGAAATCAGATCTCTAAAGAAGCGTAAAAAACAATCTATAATGCAAAAGCACCAAGAAGTCTTATCTATTGCACCAAAACTTATAGAAACAGAGCAAAACCTTGAAGCTCCGCACCAGTCCCAGGAGGCTCAGTTTGAGCAAACAAATACTGTGCTACAACAACTTATTAGTGCTGCGCTTAAGCTAAAAGCAGGGATATTGGGACTGTTCCAAAAAACTGCAGTTTTAGCTGAGCCTGGCACTAGATGA
- the LOC116408790 gene encoding acrosin-like isoform X1 — protein MSYFKDYLSIDLSIGSIFRHIDCADHCVTYPVCLYLGDEPVAIMQEVKVERIASKRCNKTYLGALQGYQLCASQKANMKSCQGDSAAPLMCKRKTSTIFSVIGIASWGSGCSQINSPGIYTSTKDFVKWMVERVTSEERKSKTKVKESVLKIIVPFEKPPNPSAKEEKKVESSVQKSQKILFSKTMNLLMQMTSASKHLQQLPAITNTPESKPIYQTQPPEIPVTRIQEIRSLKKRKKQSIMQKHQEVLSIAPKLIETEQNLEAPHQSQEAQFEQTNTVLQQLISAALKLKAGILGLFQKTAVLAEPGTR, from the exons ATGTCATACTTTAAGGACTACCTTTCAATAGATTTGTCAATAGGCAGTATATTTAGACACATAGATTGTGCTGATCATTGTGTAACCTATCCTGTCTGTTTATATCTAGGCGATGAACCAGTGGCTATAATGCAAGAAGTAAAAGTTGAAAGGATTGCCAGCAAACGCTGCAACAAAACCTATTTAGGAGCTCTACAAGGATATCAGCTGTGTGCAAGCCAAAAGGCAAATATGAAAAGCTGCCAG GGGGACAGTGCTGCACCCCTCATGTGCAAAAGAAAAACATCCACGATCTTCTCTGTGATCGGAATAGCAAGTTGGGGATCAGGCTGTAGCCAAATTAATTCCCCTGGGATTTACACCTCAACTAAGGACTTTGTAAAGTGGATGGTTGAAAGAGTCACTAGTgaggaaagaaaaagcaaaactaAGGTTAAGGAATCTGTTCTGAAAATTATCGTTCCCTTTGAAAAACCTCCTAACCCAAGTGCAAAGGAGGAAAAGAAAGTGGAATCTTCAGTCCAGAAATCTCAGAAAATTCTTTTCAGCAAAACAATGAATCTGCTAATGCAAATGACCAGTGCAAGTAAGCATTTGCAACAGTTGCCAGCTATAACCAACACTCCAGAGAGCAAACCAATTTACCAAACGCAACCTCCTGAAATTCCTGTAACTCGTATTCAGGAAATCAGATCTCTAAAGAAGCGTAAAAAACAATCTATAATGCAAAAGCACCAAGAAGTCTTATCTATTGCACCAAAACTTATAGAAACAGAGCAAAACCTTGAAGCTCCGCACCAGTCCCAGGAGGCTCAGTTTGAGCAAACAAATACTGTGCTACAACAACTTATTAGTGCTGCGCTTAAGCTAAAAGCAGGGATATTGGGACTGTTCCAAAAAACTGCAGTTTTAGCTGAGCCTGGCACTAGATGA